The following are encoded together in the Anopheles nili chromosome 3, idAnoNiliSN_F5_01, whole genome shotgun sequence genome:
- the LOC128724577 gene encoding C-type lectin 37Db-like, with protein sequence MLPPVRAVFVFLTVLATFQWELSAQGNETTFGFFRQKDYYFSNSFKLNWFKAVEYCRSRGMFLLSVRNAAERDEVIKYLASTGYTATHKGLMAWISANDLGEEGEFHWASTGERVNYPNWSDTEPNDYKIDDCTGEDCAILEYWEEGGANYNYTFNDRFCMREYLFICETLQD encoded by the exons ATGTTGCCGCCCGTTCGAGCCGTGTTTGTATTTCTAACCGTGCTGGCCACCTTTCAGTGGGAGCTTTCCGCTCAGGGTAATGAGACCACGTTCGGGTTCTTCCGCCAGAAGGATTATTATTTCAGCAACTCCTTCAAG CTCAACTGGTTTAAAGCGGTCGAGTACTGCCGATCCCGGGGCATGTTCCTGCTGTCGGTGCGGAACGCCGCGGAACGAGACGAAGTGATCAAGTACCTGGCCAGCACCGGTTACACGGCAACGCATAAGGGCCTGATGGCGTGGATTTCCGCCAACGATCTCGGTGAGGAAGGAGAATTCCATTGGGCCTCCACGGGGGAGCGCGTAAACTACCCGAACTGGAGCGACACGGAGCCAAACGATTACAAGATCGACGATTGCACGGGAGAGGATTGTGCCATCCTGGAGTACTGGGAGGAAGGTGGCGCCAACTACAACTACACGTTCAATGACCGATTCTGCATGCGGGAGTACCTCTTCATTTGCGAAACGCTGCAGGATTGA